In a genomic window of candidate division WOR-3 bacterium:
- a CDS encoding beta-ketoacyl-ACP synthase III, with protein MKSIKVIGTGRALPEKVLTNFDLEKMVDTSDQWIVERTGIRERRIADENTATSDLAAVALERACDKAGLKPADLDTIIVATSTPDTVYPATACWLQKRLGITGSAAFDISAGCSGFLFALEVAANLLVTGTAKKAGVIGAEVMSKVVNWQDRATCVLFGDGAGAAVVVPGDGSSGILASNWGCDGNLAPLLYQPAGGTRMPTSEKTLQEMAHTVHMEGNQVFKHAVRAMGNSSVKALQDAGLAAADVKLFIPHQANIRIMEEARVRAGIPPEKMYVVLHKYGNMSAATIPVAIDEAFEEGRLQDGDIILLTAFGTGFTWAAAVLRW; from the coding sequence ATGAAGTCAATTAAGGTTATCGGTACCGGTAGAGCCCTGCCGGAAAAGGTGCTCACAAATTTTGATCTGGAGAAGATGGTCGATACCAGTGACCAGTGGATTGTGGAGCGGACCGGTATTCGTGAGCGCCGTATTGCGGATGAAAACACCGCTACCTCCGATCTGGCAGCAGTGGCGCTGGAACGTGCCTGCGATAAGGCGGGCTTGAAACCTGCTGACTTGGATACCATAATTGTTGCTACGTCAACGCCCGATACGGTCTATCCGGCGACCGCCTGCTGGCTGCAGAAGCGGCTGGGAATCACCGGCAGTGCTGCATTTGATATCAGTGCCGGCTGTTCCGGATTTCTGTTTGCGCTTGAAGTGGCGGCAAATCTTCTGGTCACCGGTACCGCAAAAAAGGCAGGTGTAATTGGTGCGGAGGTGATGTCCAAGGTGGTTAACTGGCAGGACCGGGCGACTTGTGTGCTGTTTGGTGATGGTGCTGGTGCGGCGGTGGTCGTGCCCGGTGACGGCAGTTCCGGGATACTTGCCTCCAACTGGGGGTGTGATGGTAATCTGGCACCTTTGCTCTATCAGCCGGCAGGGGGGACGAGAATGCCGACGAGTGAAAAGACGCTCCAGGAAATGGCGCATACTGTCCATATGGAAGGCAATCAGGTGTTCAAGCATGCGGTCCGGGCGATGGGCAATTCATCGGTCAAGGCACTGCAGGATGCCGGACTGGCGGCAGCCGATGTCAAGCTCTTTATTCCTCATCAGGCAAACATCCGGATTATGGAGGAGGCAAGGGTCCGCGCCGGTATTCCACCGGAGAAGATGTATGTGGTTCTGCACAAATATGGTAATATGTCTGCTGCGACCATTCCGGTGGCAATTGACGAAGCATTTGAGGAGGGAAGGCTTCAGGACGGGGATATCATCCTGCTGACCGCATTCGGGACCGGTTTCACCTGGGCAGCTGCAGTTCTGCGCTGGTAA